GTGCGGCGGCGTCGTGACCGATCTCGCCGGGCGCACCGATCTCGCGGGCCTGTATGCGGTCGGCGAAACGTCGTACACGGGGCTGCACGGCGCGAACCGGCTCGCGAGCAACTCGCTACTCGAATGTCTCGTGATCGGCCGTGCGGCGGCCGAAGCGATCGAGGCGGCCGGCTTCGATGCCGAAACGCCGGCCACGCTGCCCGCGTGGGACGAAAGCCGCGTGTCGGATGCGGACGAGGAAGTCGTCGTTGCGCACAACTGGGACGAGTTGCGCCGCCTGATGTGGAACTACGTCGGCATCGTGCGCACCGACAAGCGCCTCGAACGCGCGAAGCACCGGCTGTCGCTGCTGCGCGACGAGATCCACGAGTACTACGCGAACTTCCGCGTGACGCGCGACCTGCTCGAACTGCGCAACCTCGTCGACGTGGCGACGCTGATCGTGAAGAGCGCGCACTCGCGCCGCGAAAGCCGCGGGCTGCACTACAGCCGCGACTGGCCGAACACGCTGCCGAAGGCGTTGCCAAGCGTGCTCACGCCGCGCGCGCGCCGCTGAGCGGCGCGCCCTTCCCGGCTGCGCCCGCACAAGAAAAAAGGTTCATCGCAGGAAACCGTGGAGCGTTTGAGGGCGATTGCGTAACCTGACGCCTGATTCTATGGAGGTCAGGGGGAAGAATTGCTCGATCGCAAGGCGCTTCAGGCACTGGGCTGCTGGACCGGCTATCGGTTGGAACGGGTGGAATGGCCGGAAGGAGACGGCCATACGCTGTCGCTGCATCTGAAGCCAGTCAGCAAGGTCATGCACTGCGAACAGTGCGGCGCGCGCTGCCAGCAAATCCACGAGACGACGGTTCGGCGAGTGCGCGATCTGCCACTGTTCGAGTACCGAGTCGTGCTGCATGTCCCCCGCCGTCGGGTCTGGTGCGCACACTGCGGCGGCCCGAGGCTGGAGAAGCTGGCGTGGCTGGGCCGCTACCAGCGAGTGACGGAGCGGTTCGCCAAGGCCTGTGAGAAGCTGCTGCAAGCGGCCAGCGTGCAGGCGGTGGCAGCCTTCTACGACCTGGGCTGGCACACGGTCAAATCGATCGACAAGATGCGCTTGCGGGCTCGCGTGGCCGAGCCGGACTGGTCGACGATCCGCTATCTGGCAATGGACGAATTCGCGCTGCATAAGGGCCATCGCTACGCCACGGTGGTAGTTGATCCGATCGGCCGACAGGTGCTCTGGGTCGGCCCCGGACGTTCACGAGAAACGGCTCGAACCTTCTTCGAACAACTGCCCGAAGGCGTTGCCGAGCGCATCGAAGCGGTCGCGATCGACATGACCACGGCCTATGAGCTGGAGATCAAGGAGCAGTGCCCGCAAGCGGAAATCGTCTTTGACCTGTACCACGTCGTGGCCAAGTACGGCCGCGAAGTGATCGACAGGGTGCGAGTGGATCAGGCCAATCAACTACGACATGACAAGCCGGCCCGCAAGGTCCTGAAGTCCAGCCGCTGGCTGTTGCTGCGCAACCGTCACAACCTGAAACCAGAACAGGCCGTGCACCTGAAGGATCTGCTGGCCGCCAATCAGTCGCTGTTATGCGTCTACGTGCTGCGCGACGAACTCAAACGGCTCTGGTTCTACCGAAAGCCCGCCTGGGCGGAAAAGGCTTGGGGGCAATGGTTCGAACAGGCTCAGCAAAGCGGGATCGCCGCGCTGCAAAAGTTCGCTCAGCGCTTGCAGGGTTACTGGCACGGAATCGTGACTCGCTGCCGTCATCCGCTCAATACCAGCGTCGTCGAAGGCATCAACAACACCATCAAGGTCATCAAGCGTCGGGCTTATGGGTACCGCGACGAGGAATACTTCTTCCTCAAAATCCGCGCCGCGTTCCCCGGTAATCCGCGATGAACCAGAAAAAAGCCGTTGGCGTTTGCACGCCAACGGCTTTTTCGTCTGACCGCATGCCACTCGGTCAGTCGACGATCCGCATCGAATAGTCCGTTGCGCGCACGTCCTTCGTCAGCGCGCCGATCGAGATGCGATCGACGCCCGTCTCCGCGAACGCGCGCACCGTATCGAAATTGACGCCGCCAGACACTTCGAGCACGGCCTTGCCGTCCGCCACGCGCACCGCTTCACGCATCATGTCGAGCGTGAAGTTGTCGAGCAGCACCGACTGCGCGCGATGCGCGAGCGCCGTGTCGAGCTGCGCAAGCGTCTCGACCTCGACCTGCACGGGCACGCCCGAATCCAGCGCGAACGCCGCGTCGAGCGCCTCGCCGACGCCGCCCGCCGCTGCGATGTGGTTCTCCTTGATCAGGATGCCGTCGTACAGCGCGAGACGCTGGTTCTCGCCGCCGCCGACGCGCACCGCGTATTTCTGCGCGAGCCGCAGGCCCGGCAGCGTCTTGCGCGTATCGAGGATCTTCGCGCGCGTGCCTTCGACGCGATCAACGTAACGGCGCGTCGCGGTCGCGACGCCCGACAGCAGTTGCAGGAAGTTCAGCCCGTTGCGCTCGGCCGTCAGCAGCGCGCGCGCCGGCCCTTCGAGTTCGCAGACGGTCGAATCGGGCGACATCCGGTCGCCTTCGCGATAGCGCCATTGCACGACGATCGCCGGATCGATCCGGCCGATCACGGCCTCGAACCACGGCACGCCGCACAGCACGGCTTCCTCGCGCACGATAATGCGCGCGCGGCGACGCCCGCCGGCCGGCACGAGCCGCCCGGTCTGGTCGCCGGTGCCGACGTCTTCCGCGATCGCATCGGCAACGTTGCGCGCGATCGCGTCTTCGAATGCCGTGCCGTATTGCTCGCGGACGATCTCGAACAGCGGGGATACTG
The nucleotide sequence above comes from Burkholderia pyrrocinia. Encoded proteins:
- a CDS encoding ISL3 family transposase, with the protein product MLDRKALQALGCWTGYRLERVEWPEGDGHTLSLHLKPVSKVMHCEQCGARCQQIHETTVRRVRDLPLFEYRVVLHVPRRRVWCAHCGGPRLEKLAWLGRYQRVTERFAKACEKLLQAASVQAVAAFYDLGWHTVKSIDKMRLRARVAEPDWSTIRYLAMDEFALHKGHRYATVVVDPIGRQVLWVGPGRSRETARTFFEQLPEGVAERIEAVAIDMTTAYELEIKEQCPQAEIVFDLYHVVAKYGREVIDRVRVDQANQLRHDKPARKVLKSSRWLLLRNRHNLKPEQAVHLKDLLAANQSLLCVYVLRDELKRLWFYRKPAWAEKAWGQWFEQAQQSGIAALQKFAQRLQGYWHGIVTRCRHPLNTSVVEGINNTIKVIKRRAYGYRDEEYFFLKIRAAFPGNPR
- the nadC gene encoding carboxylating nicotinate-nucleotide diphosphorylase, coding for MTTAVSPLFEIVREQYGTAFEDAIARNVADAIAEDVGTGDQTGRLVPAGGRRRARIIVREEAVLCGVPWFEAVIGRIDPAIVVQWRYREGDRMSPDSTVCELEGPARALLTAERNGLNFLQLLSGVATATRRYVDRVEGTRAKILDTRKTLPGLRLAQKYAVRVGGGENQRLALYDGILIKENHIAAAGGVGEALDAAFALDSGVPVQVEVETLAQLDTALAHRAQSVLLDNFTLDMMREAVRVADGKAVLEVSGGVNFDTVRAFAETGVDRISIGALTKDVRATDYSMRIVD